The DNA sequence CATGTGGATGAAGAGCATGTATCGCGGGTCCTCGTTTAAGATCTCGTGTCTTAGGAAGGTGTGGACCATGACACCGTTGATGTAGCTGATGATGATGGAGAGCGCCACAACGATGATGTTCTTGGTCAGCGCTGTTTTGAAAGACTCCTTCAGCAGGACGATGGACGTGTTTGTGTCGACTGAGAAGTTCATTTCATCGGGCCCAGGCACCTGCTCTCTGACACACGGGAAGAGAAGAACATACAAACTGTTCTCAAAGTCTTTGTCCTTTTCTTCTGactaaatataataataataataataataataataataataataacatcagTAATTACACCAGTTCTTTGCATGCACATAAGCTTATTACATTATCAACTGAgtagaaatattaaaaatacaataatgACATAGTTTAATGCCAGAAAAATAGAAATTTCACTTCAATAACATTTTATTACAGTGCAGTTACAATAAAATAAGCAATGGAGCTCATCTCACCAGTAATTCAAAGACAGAATGAAAGTTACCTGAAGACAATGACTAGCTAGTAGTTCTTGAGGGGAATTTATACAGTACATGTGGTATCTCGGGATTGCTTTGAAACATGCGTGCTCAGTCCCATGACCAGAAGCTAAAGAAGAAGTACACTCAACACTATCACTGGAGCGCCACTGGAGGGCAGGATAAAGAACAGCACTAAGGAGCAGGCTTACTGCGGTATCAGCTCTGAGCACCGTGACCTTTACACGGTGACCTCTACACACAGTGAGTTACACATGTGCAGAACATGCAGTTAGAGGCCCACCTGAACTGACAGAGTTCAACCGCTGGCAGACAGAGGCACACCAAGGGCTCCTACTGCCCCCTGGCTGCTTCCACACCGTAATGCTGCCCTGCTCCTTCTGGTGGCAGAGACCCCGCCTTCACCTTCCCCTGCCAGGTTGTGGTTAATGcactagtaaaaaaaaatgtgttgtttACACTGCAACCACTGTCTCAAGTCCCTGGATTCTGCTTACACCCTGACAGTGATTTGCAAAAATATGGTGATGGGGGCACTGtgtaaaaaacacacatttgcaTGTAAGACCACTGATGACTTAATGGAAATTATGCTACAATATTTTGGTGTTCAATCAGATTAGCAAAGCTATTGGCGCTGATTTAGGTCCATACTAATCCAGACAATAAGAGATATGTTTATGTGttcttcatttatttgtttaacatttgcataaaataaaaaaaacccgAATAACTTCAGTATATTCTTAAGCGAACCAATGAAtacttttttttcagtttgcCATGGGAATGAATATAATTGTTGTGACCACGGGCAGAGGGACAGGCAGAAAGTGGAGAAGTATGAGGCAGGATTTCAGGAAAACGGGGCAATTAGGgaagacagggcagacagcGATGAACATTATTGACGGATCAGGGGAATACGGACTTagacgtggactaaatacacaagacatgccgaaataacagaaaacagctgggcacaatcggggaagcacacgtgaatgatcagggggcgtggcacacacgaggactgcatgcgcaggtcatgacagaaccacCCCCTTAAGACACGCACTCTGGGTGTGCCCCAAGGGGAGAGGCGGACAGGATGAGACTGGGGCACAGAAACTGGAAGACAAGAGCAAAACATCAACGAAGGACGGAGAACAGCACGGACAGACAAAACAAGCACAACAGCAGAAGCCAGGACAGGACTTCACACAGAACAgggaacacagacaggcagataagGAAGGGAACATCAACGGGAGGAACGAAAGGGCCGGGAGTGAACATGGGAGGCacagagggacgaggagcagagacaggagggacaaagggcCGAGGAGCAGACAAAAAGGGCCAGACAGGAAAGGACAGgggacaaagggaagcccgAGGGAGCCGCGGGCGGCAGCTGGAGGGGACCTCGTGGGGGGTGAGGAGACAGATCGAGGGACAGGCGGAGGAGTCAAGGAAGGAGTcagagggggcaccaggggaaGCGAGGAGGAAGCCAGAGGGTACACTGGCgaaggcaaggagggaggggaagccgcagcaggcgaaggCGTAGCCAGAGCAGGCTAAGGCGGCGTCCACCGACGCGCCGGAGTGGGGGGACCCGCAGCCAACCGCGTAGCTGAAGCGGGagaacccgcaggcgaccaaCAAGGGGTCAGAGGCGAGACCGGGGACGGGCGATGAGGTGtcagagggggacccgcaggcgaccgccgaATCAGAGCCACAGGACCCACAGGCGCCCCCCCAAGCCCCAGCCAAGGCGAGCGAGGGCGAACCaaggggcagggcgggtgggaccctggccctgtgcctATTTCCTCTCCCTTTTTGGGACACTGAAAGGCGGGGTTCTGGCTGGGGTCAACCTCGCTggggcgagggcagaggagtcattaGGGAGGTTCCCTAGGgttcccactcaagctccttcTCCTCCAAGGAGGAAGGACCGGTGGTCAGTCTGCCTGTGACCTCCTTAGGGACTGGGACCGGTGCtggggggactggagctgggtcagggaccggGACATGGGCCACAGGGGCAGGAGTCACAAGCACAGGCGGCatttattgcatttatttattttttttaaagaagaaCTACAGTATATTCCTAAGCAAACcaatgatttcttttttttcagtttgcCATGGGAGTGAATATGATTCTATTTAAGATTTTCTTTTGCttctcatattttttttttgttttgcttgtaTTTGCACTTCATAAAATCGGAATCCGCACTGTAAGCACTGCAACTTtctccttttatttatttattgtttattattaattggGAGTCTAGAAGCAGTATCTCTAATAACCTATgggatgttttatttttcataagCAAAAGCAGAAGAATaaatgataaaatataaaactaataATAAATGTTTTCCCTACACATCTGTAAAGACGATTCTTGCTCTCCAGCAGCATAAAAAATGCTCCCAGTACAAAGAAATGATTAAAAAATCATTTATGGGACTTATTTTGCTAAAACAAAATTATATCCTAGAATTAATCAATATAAACAGGACCTTAGTCTGCaagtgcaaaactagtgaacactcaagcaatccaagaagccaaaccacagataCTTAGTTTAAgattcactggcacatccaatcagatttgtgcgataggCATTGATTGACATAAATAGCAGATCATAGCATTAATTTAGAGCAGTGCAGGGTCATGGATGAGCTGCCATGGTAAAAATTGGGTTGCAATGCaaaaaggttgagaaccactgctataATGCACTGGCATTCCATCTACAGTGTATCCAGTCCAGGGCTGTACTGGGATTAAAAACTGGTCCTGGATCTTGGAGCCCCCATGGTAAATGGTACATTTTGCCAATCGGTAAATTTTGCTGGCCCACATACCATTCAGCCTGTTATAGCACGTGCAGAGTCTAGCCCTACCCTGCCTACTGGATCAGCAGGTTTACAGGAGGGATTGTCTTTATGTTCCACAGACATCTGTAACCTgaaactgaatgggggagcatTTATATTTCAGCAGCTATCTCATTATTGTAACTGACTACAGAGTAAAGGGGGGGGTgttgtgtgactcagtgggttacGATTCTGTGCATGTGATCGGTAGGTTGCAAATTCAAATCCCAGGCTTGGGAGACTCAGTTCATCTTTGCAAGCCCCTAACTGAGCGGCCTTGCTTTCTCTAAACAAAATATCTTGCGTTGGATAAAAATTTCTGTTGAATAAATTAAATTCAAAAGGGTCTTGGTGCATTAAATTAAAGAAATTaatgacatttatttatttatacatatatcGTATGTCACAGAGCTGTCATTCTAAATAGTAGATTCTGAAAACCAAGTCATACTAAAACTGTGACGATCGTGTGCTGGTCCATGCGCAGGGAGAGCGAGTCAGGAGCAAGGACTCAGAGTCAGGGAGATAGAAGTCCCAAAATGGGATTTAATGCGGGCTAAGCACATAAACATGGAGAACACTTCAGTACACAACAATGATCGGACTTGGGTAAACTGACTTGaacgcagactaaatacacaTGACTCAGGGATGGAAATGCAGAACAGCTGACAACAATCAGGAATTCCCATGAGGtaatgaggggggcgtggcacccaggAGGATggtacgagcaggtcatgacaaaaaCACTGCCAAAGTTTCCATGATTATGGAAGATTTACTTTTAACAAACTGAATATTCTACCTGCTAGCAAGCGATATGAAGTGTCCCTGCTGACACATCAGAAATCATGGCTGAACATTGGCAGGATTAATTTGTATTGACATGGATACATCCTGATTATGGACAGTCAATGCTACAAAAGTATTTCCTTAGATACTTACGGAAAGTTTGGTCTCTAACACCATAGATAATTGGACTGAAAAATCTTGGCAAAATCTGAACTATCAGGTAGGTTGTGAATCTCACCTCTATAATGTACTTAGGGAACATGTACAGCAGGGCGTTATTAATTGCTGTGGCTAAGTAGGTCAGCATTGACATCATAAGCTGCACAGCATGCAGGATGATAGTGTTCCGAGCCTTTTGACTGTCTGACTTTGCTGCCTTCGCTGCCATGAGGATCCTCAGGTATGAGAAGATCAGGATACACCAAACAAAGACCAGGTACACCATGTCTGTAATATCCTTCTTCTGCTGTAAAATGGGATGTCGGAAGACAGTCTCACGGATACAGACAACTGTGGAGCGGAAGAAATTCAGAGGATCTATAGCCAGTAGAACTATGATGTCTGGCAGAGCAGGAAGGGCACCCAATGTGCAGATGAGGGCAATAAGGACATAGGTTCTTCTGACAGTGCAGATCTGGGCGTGTCGTAAGGGGTAACAGACGGCGATGTAGCATTCGATAGCCATACTGGCTAAATACAGAGGAGTGCTCTGGGTGCAGAAGATGACGATCATCAGCAGGAGGCAGCAGAAGGACACGTTGATGGCGTAGAACACATAGCTGAGAACGTAAAGTGTGACTGCAATCATCAGCTGTATTATGTCGTTAAGCACCATGTGGATGAAGAGCATGTATCGCGGGTCCTCATTTAAGATCTCGTGTCTTAGGAAGGTGTGGACCATGACACCGTTGATGTAGCTGATGATGATGGAGAGCGCCACAACGATGATGTTCTTGGTCAGCGCTGTTTTGAAAGACTCCTTCAGCAGGACGATGGACGTGTTTGTGTCGACTGAGAAGTTCATTTCATCGGGCCCAGGCACCTGTTCTCTGACACATGGAAAGAGAAGAACATACAAACTGTTCTTAATGTCTTTGTCCTTTTCTTCTGACTAaatataataatagtaataataataataataataatatcagtaattacaCCAGTTCTCTATTTCAGTAGAGTGTAGTTACAATAAAATAAGGAATGGAGCTCATCTGACCAGTAATTCAAAGACAGAATGAAAGTTACCTGAAGACAATGACTAGCTAGTAGTTCTTGAGGGGAATTTATACAGTACATGTGGTATCTCGGGATTGCTTTGACACATGCGTGCTCAGTCCCATGACCAGAAGTTAAAATGTACACTCAACACTATCACTGGAGCGCCACTGGAGGGCAGGATAAAGAACAGCACTAAGGAGCAGCAGGTTTACTGCGGTATCAGCTCTGAGCACCGTGACCTTTACACGGTGACCTCTACACACAGTGAGTTACACATGTGCAGAACATGCAGTTAGAGGCCCACCTGAACTGACCGAGTTCAACCGCTGGCAGACAGAGGCACACCAAGGGCTCCTACTGCCCCCTGGCTGCTTCCACACCGTAATGCTGCCCTGCTCCTTCTGGTGGCAGAGACCCCGCCTTCACCTTCCCCTGCCGGGTTGTGGTTAtgcagtaataaaaaaaatgtgttgtttACACTGCAACCACTGTCTCAAGTACCTGGATTCTGCTTACACCCTGACAGTGATTTGCAAACATATGGTGATGGGGGCACTGTGTAAAAAATACACATTTGCATGTAAGACCACTGATGACTTAATGGAAATTATGCTACAATATTTTGGTGTTCAATCAGATTAGCAAAGCTATTGGTGCTGATTTAGCTCCATACTAAGCCAGACAATAAGAGATATGTTTATGTGTtcttcatttatatatttaacatttgcatttaattaaaaaaaaaatgaagaactCCAGTACATTTCGTGCTGATTTAGGGATTTCGAAGGACTGTTTAAGCAGGCGGGGTGCCGTTAGTTGGATTGTCATTCGATATGATTTTTCAGTTTGTCATGGTCATCCTGATTGCAAATTTACAGACTAGTAATAGGTGCTGGGCGGGGATAggttttgctttattataaactAGGTGGGGTCCAGAGGAGATGGAGGGGACCCAATTGCACACGGGGAGTGGGATGAGACTGGTGGACAAGGCTGTGGGTGTGCTAATACCTTCGGAGGCAGAATTATTAGAGATCGAACTGGAGGTTGCTGTGTCCTGCCAGCGGAGGATAGGGTGCCAGCGGCCGGACGGGGGAGCGACGTCGAGATCGTCGAGTCTGCGAAGTAGCTGGTCCTCCAGTATAAAGGGAAGCAGGAGGTAGAAATGGATATACGGCCGGTTAGTGTTGAACAGACAGGGGACCATCCAGCCTTGTCCCTGCAAGGAGAGGGGTTGACTGGGGATCAACAGAGGCAATTGATGAACCTGCTTCATAGATGGACGCACATCTTTGTGGCCAATGAAGAAGATTATTGGCGGACCAGTGCTGTGTTGCATTCCATTCCAACAGGTGACGCGGGAGCGTTACAGGCCAGGTCCCCCAAGCTTGTATTTAGAGCTACATGTACGGACCCTGCTGCAGGGAATGTTGGCCAGCGGGGTGGTGACGGAGAGTTCCAGTCCTTGGTGAGGCCCAGTGGTCCTTGTGAGGAAGAAGGATGGTAGTTGGCGTTTTTGTGTGGATTACCGCAAGCTCAATGCGGTCACGCATAAGGATGCCTTCCCTCTCCCTCGTAGTGAAGAATCCTTGGCAGGGATGAGGAGGGCGATGTGGTACTCTATGCTGGATTTAGCCAGTGGCTACTGGCAGGTGGAAGTTCATCCCCAGGATAAGAAGACTGCCTTCACGACACCCATGGGCCTCTATCAGTGGGATCGGATGCCGTTTGGTCTTTGTAATGCACCTGCTACCTTCCAGCGCCTGATGCAGAGGTGTTTGGGGGGGCAGGTTTTTAACGTTTGGGGCACCATGGCTTGAAGTTACATCTGCAGAAA is a window from the Brienomyrus brachyistius isolate T26 chromosome 8, BBRACH_0.4, whole genome shotgun sequence genome containing:
- the LOC125747440 gene encoding odorant receptor 131-2-like isoform X2, with translation MNFSVDTNTSIVLLKESFKTALTKNIIVVALSIIISYINGVMVHTFLRHEILNEDPRYMLFIHMVLNDIIQLMIAVTLYVLSYVFYAINVSFCCLLLMIVIFCTQSTPLYLASMAIECYIAVCYPLRHAQICTVRRTYVLIALICTLGALPALPDIIVLLAIDPLNFFRSTVVCIRETVFRHPILQQKKDITDMVYLVFVWCILIFSYLRILMAAKAAKSDSQKARNTIILHAVQLMMSMLTYLATAINNALLYMFPKYIIEVRFTTYLIVQILPRFFSPIIYGVRDQTFRKYLRKYFCSIDCP